In Ailuropoda melanoleuca isolate Jingjing unplaced genomic scaffold, ASM200744v2 unplaced-scaffold7902, whole genome shotgun sequence, the genomic window AGATATGAAATTTCCAGGGTGGGGAAAATACTGGATTAAAGCAGGTAAGGGGAAACTGTCAATAtatcagagagaagagaagttTAATAAAGTGAGTTACATAAATGTATGGAGAAGTTGAATTCAAATGAatagaaattccagaaaatatatagaaagagcAGATTCTACCTCCACAGCCTGATCGAAGAATGGCAGGNATTCAAATGAATACAAATtccagaaaatatatagaaagagcAGATTCTACCTCCACAGCCTGATCGAAGAATGGCAGGTCCAGGCTCCAAGGCTGTGAGCCCTGCAATCATGGGCCCTTCTTCAGCCCCGGGACTATTAGCCTTACATCACTGGAACCCCAATGATTCTTTTCAGAGccctctttatgtctctgttcctcagactgtagatgaaggggttcagcacgggcgtgaccaccgtgtacatcaccgaggccactgcacttgcaTGGGAGCTCAGGGTaccagcagagctaaggtacactcctaggcctgtacaataaaataaggagacaactgagaggtgagatgcacaggtggaaaatgctttgtacttgccctgagctgataACATCCTAAGTATGGAGGAAACTATCTTAGAGTAAGAGTAAAGGATCCCAGCCAGGGGAGCACCAGCCAGCAGCACAATTAGAAAATACATCACCATGTCATTAAGAAAGGTGTCAGAACAGGCAAGTTGAATCATCTGATTGGGTTCACAGAAAAAATGGGGGATTTCCACCTCTGTACAGAAGGACAGCCGCAACACCATTAAGCTCTGTAACAAGGAATTAAGAACACTGATgatccaggacaccagaaccagcagtccacagagccaggggttcatgatgaccgtgtagtgcagggggtgacagatggccaggaaacggtcataggccatcactgTCAGGAGAAAGTCATCACAGCTTGAAAAGAGTAGGAAAAAGTACATCTGTGTGATGCAGCCTGCATAGGTTAtgactttgctctgagtctggatgttccacagcatcttggggacggtggtggaggtgaaagagatgtctacaaaggacaggttggccaggaagaagtacatgggggtgtggaggtgggagtcagagctgacggccaggatgaggagcaggtttccaaacacagtgatcaggaACATGAAGAGGAAAAGCCTGAATAGGAGGGGCTGCAGTTTGGGGTCCTCTGataatcccagaagaagaaactctgaaattcGTGTGTCATTGTCTGTTTCCATATGGTGGTGGagactacaaagaaagaaaaaaatagcatgataatttttcattttttaaattttcatttaaatcccagttagttaacctacagtgtaatatttctttcaggtggacagtatagtgactcaacactccaaacaacacccagtgttcatcacaagtgtccttcttcatccccatcacctatttcacccatcccccacccacctctcctctggtaactaACAGTGTGTTTTCTGTAGTTaatagtctgtttcttcatttgtctctctttctctcatttttcccctttgcttctttgttttgtttcttaaattccacatatgacagaaatcatggtatttgtttttctctgactgacttcggtggcttagcataatacactctagctccacccacatcgttgcaaatggcaagatttcattttgctttatgaatgagtaatattccacagtatgtgtgtgtgtatatacacacacacatacatgtatacaatagccatatatatatatatatatatatatatatatatatacacacacacacacacatatatatcacaactttttatccattcatctatctatggtacttgggctgtttccagattttggctattataggtaatgctgctaaaaatatttggctgcatgcatccctttgaattagtatttttgtactcTTAGGGTGATTACTAgcaatgcaattgctggatcataaagcAGTTCTagtgataggctggtgatgggtagtaaggagggcacatattgcatggagcactgggtgttatacgcaactaatgaatcagcgaactttacatcaaaaaccaggatgtactgtatggtgactaacataatataataaaaaatattattatataaaaaaaaataaagcagttctattttttaactttttgaggaacccccacactgttttccagagtgcctgcaccaggctttcccaccaacagggccAGACTGTTCcccttctccatatcctcaccaaaacatgttgtttcttgtgttgttgattttaaccgttctgacaggtgtgaggagacACCACATCGTACTTTTGATTTGTGGCAACCGGGCATTATTAACAGAGTGACGGGCtaccatttctattttgttatcaagaaagaaaaatacattttttagtaTTGATCTGATCTGATTTAAGGGAAGTTACCCGACACCTCTGATTAGGAATTCCTGTCCATTCAGCCCTTTCCCTAAGAGTGCATGTATTACACTTTTAATGAGAAATGCTTTCCTGCATTTGAGGAATATATGTTGAGTACTGACATCTTCTAGAGAGAGAGTATAGGATTCTGAGATAGAAAAGTCCAtacatcctttgggtaaatacctaggtgTTCAGTAGCCAAAATCTGGGAACAACCCAAGTGGCCacgaataaatgaatggatatagaagatatgatatatatgtgatatatatatatatatatatatatgaaacatatatgtgaaatatatatatgaaatatatgtatatgtatgaaaTCAAATCAtcgggtagttctatttttaactcttcgAGGAACCTACATAAGGTTtcccagaggggctgcaccagttggcattcccaccaacattgcaagaggtttcccctttctctgcatccacagcaacacctgttgtttccagtgttgttaattttagccattctgactgctgtgaagtgatatctcattgtacttttgatgtgtatttccccaataatgagtgatgttgaacatcttttcatgtgtctgttagccatctgcgTATCCtcggaaaagtgtctattcatgtcttctacccatttctagctggattatttggtttttggggtgttgagtttgataagttctttatagattttggatactaatcctttatcagatatatcacttgcaaatatcttctctcattctgaaggttgcactactaggtatttatccaggggacacaaaaatactaatttgaggGGTTACAGgtaccctgatatttatagcagcaatgtcaaCAACAGCCAACCTcgggagagagcccaaatgtccatgactgatgaatggatacagatgtggtatacaaaatgaaatattactcagctatcaaaaggaatgaagtcttgccatttgcaatgatgtggacaGAGTGTgttacgctgagtgaaataaatcaagcagagaaagacaaacacaatatgatttcactcatatgtggaatttaagaaacaaacaaatgaaaacagttgggggaaaaagagaggcaaaccaggaaacaagaCTCTTAACtgtgaacaaactgagggttgctggagggaggtggtgggggctgggtgaAAAAAATGATggggatgaagaagggcatttgtggtgatgagcacctggtgttgtctggaagtgtggaatcactaaattctacccctggaaCTAATATTACTCCGTATGTTAGGCAattgagatttaaataaaaacttggaaaaaagaaagaaaatccaacaaTCTAATTGTGAagaaagtacatatttttttattatgttatgttagtcaccatgcagtatgtcattaatttttgatgtagtgttccatgattcattttttgcgtGTAACATCCAGCGCTctatgcaatacgtaccctccttaatacccatcaccaggctagcccatttCCCACCAtccccctctgaaaccctcagtttctttccccgagtccatagtctctcgtggttcattcccccttctgtttaaccccccttcattcttcccttccttctcctaccaatctccctgttACTCCTTATgatccacaaatgagtgaaactatatgataattgtctttctctgcttgacttatttcacttggcataatctcctccagtcccatccatgttgctgcaaatgttgggtaaatgttctttctgatggctgagtaatattccattgtatatatggaccacatcttctttatccatttgtctgttgaagggcatctcagctccttccacagtttagctattgtggacaatgctgctatgaacattggggtgcatatggcccttctcttcactacgtctgtatctttggggtaaatacccagtagtgcaattgctgggtcatagggtagctctatttttaactttttgagggacctccacacggtcttccaaagtggctgtaccaacatgcattcccaccaacagtgtaagagggatccattttctccacatcctctccaacatttgttgtttcttgccttgcggggatagcaattctcatatcagacagatcagattttaagttaaagactgtagttagagttACAGAAGGATACTATGTCAtacttaaagggtgtatccaacaagaggatctaacaattataaatttctaagcccccaacaggggagcagccagatacacaagccaactcttaaccagaataaagagacatatagataataatacgttaatagtaggggacctcaacactctgctctcagcaatagacagatcatctaagcagaaaatcaacaaagaaacaagagctttgaatgtcgccctggaccagatggacctcatagatagatacagaacactacaccccagaacaacagaatactcattcttttcaaattcacatggaactttctccagaaaagaccatatactgggtcacaaaacaggtctcaactgataccaaaagactgaaggaagtatacattaaaaattttttaaatcatgttagATGGTGATGCTGttgtgaaggaaaacaaaaagtcagTATGAAGAAGAGTGGCTGGTGAGTATGCTAAGTTTTAATAGGAGTTCAGGAAGTTCTGCaaagaaggtgacattttaacAGAGGTTCCAGAAAGACTAAGCAGAAGGCAGGAGGATATCTGGGGGAGATGTGTGTCCTGCAGGGAAAGCAGAGCAAAGGCCATGCAGGAGGCACTTACTGCAGATCTGCAGATCTCAACATGCAGTCAGTGCGGTGAGGGAAtgagcaagaggagagagaggagaggtggtggcAGAGAATGTTGAGGACCAAGGTGGCTTTCCTGCCACTGTTGGGACTTTAAGACACAGGGAGTCCTtccttcacatggtgttctttgCATCTTATTAACTTTGTTCCTAGTTTCTGGGAATAGAGATAGATCACTTCCTTATTTAAATCTGTTGGTTAATTAACATTCGGGCATTTAAGGGTCACATACTGGAGTATATGACCTTGGGTACCATTGACCTGAGGACTGCTCATGCCccacaacagacacacacacacacacacacacacacacacacacacacacagtgcactATGATTTCCTGGCGCTGCATTGCTACCATGCTTTTCTCGCTCTCAACCACAATAACATTGAAAGAAATGATACAAGGCAAGCTGTCAATATCAGATTTCCTTTACCCCCAAGACTCTGTAAATAGTACTTAAATTCTACTTAGTAGACCTCCCAAGGACATGGAAACATGGGATTCCATTTTAATATGATCATCTTGTGTCctgtatttaaagaaacata contains:
- the LOC117800785 gene encoding olfactory receptor 7A17-like encodes the protein METDNDTRISEFLLLGLSEDPKLQPLLFRLFLFMFLITVFGNLLLILAVSSDSHLHTPMYFFLANLSFVDISFTSTTVPKMLWNIQTQSKVITYAGCITQMYFFLLFSSCDDFLLTVMAYDRFLAICHPLHYTVIMNPWLCGLLVLVSWIISVLNSLLQSLMVLRLSFCTEVEIPHFFCEPNQMIQLACSDTFLNDMVMYFLIVLLAGAPLAGILYSYSKIVSSILRMLSAQGKYKAFSTCASHLSVVSLFYCTGLGVYLSSAGTLSSHASAVASVMYTVVTPVLNPFIYSLRNRDIKRALKRIIGVPVM